The stretch of DNA ACATGGGGGCCAATAAACTGCCCGGATGCATCACGCCAGTAGATCTGGGTTGGCGGCAGCAGCGATCCATCAAGCTGAGACTTGTAGGGATCATAGGGCGCTACAAATTCTGCTAGACCTACGGTTAGGTAGAACAGGATCAAGACCGTTGCACCGAAGCGAGCCAGGTTATTCTTCGAGAGTTTTTGCCACCAGTTCATACGTCAGCCCGAATCATCGTTGCCTATGATTTTAGTGCGTTTTTGAGATGGTGGTGGATCGCAGGCGTGAATGTTGGGGATAGTGCCAGGGTATTGCTTACCCTACAACTCCAGCTACTAATCACGTCTCATGTCAGTCCATGGTCGGCAGCATAGCTCAACAGCCAGTTCACCATGGTAGCTCGACGGGTTTTGCGGGGAATCAGCTCGTTAATGGAATAGCCCTGGAAGCCGAGCTGCTCTTTCAACAGTTGCTTATGTTGCTTGGGAATGGAGCGAGTGAGCTGCACGGTGGCAGGACGGCTTTCGATGAAGGCGGGAGGCGTGGGGTAGCGTTCTTGCCAGTCGGGCGACACTTGGCTGAGGTCCCAGCCATCCTCGGTCTGCCGATAGCCGAGGTAGTGCCAGACTAGGTAATGGACGGTGTCGTCATCGAGGTCGTCGTTAAGAATGGCCCAGAAGGTCTCGGTGGTTAAGGGAGGCAGGTTATCCATGGGCGATCGCATCCTAGCTACAGATATTGAGTGTAGACCGTGATCACGATAATTTCGGCCGATCGCTCCACAAAAATGGGTTTGATTTGCTTGGTGGTATAGAGTTTGCCGTTCCACTCTTGCTGAAAGGGCACGCTGTACTGGCATTGAAACTGATTGACGCCAAGGGGTTTCCAAGCACTGTTGCGGATTGCTTCCTGCACTTCATCAATCGAAAATCCACGCCTGAGCGTGTAACCATGGGCGTGCTTAGAAAGGCGAATGGGCTTCATCCGGTACCGGCACTATTGGAGTAAAAAAGGAAACACACTGCGGATGGCGCGCCGTAGATGTAGCAGGTAAATGACATATTCCACTTCGGGAGATAGGCGCGGGGGAATATCTTGCCCTTCTTGCAGTTCGGCAATCAGTTCTTCATAGTCTGCCACGGTCAACGGCTCGCCATCTAAGGGCGATCGCGCGTCGGTAATGATTTCCGTTTGCAAAATTTCTTCAGGCACGTCCTCCGGGGGCGGCAAGGCTACTCCGGGTAGCCATCCACCTCCGATCAAAACCGTTGTTAGCAATCCAATCCCAAGCGATCGCCCAGCGTTCATGGTCAACTTTCTCTCTCATGCCACGATCATTCCCTACCTTAACCCGTTTGCCGCCAACTCGTACCAGGGCATTAGGCTAATCCTGGTGGAAGGGGTTCTTGGCAATGGTGATGGATCTCGGTGATCCGGTCAAATAGCCAGCCGTGGGCTTGGCGATAGGTGGGAATCAACGCTAGGGGGCTGAGGAGGGCGGCAGCGGCAATATCGGCAGCGGTGAGGCGATCGCCCACGAGGAAAGGAGTCTGCCAGCGGTGCTGCAGGATCTCTAGCCCTGTGTCCAAGCGCTGGCGGGCCTGGGCCACCTTGGCAGGGGTCATGCCATACTGCGATCGCACAATCCGGATCACGGCCTGGCTCATCCAGGAGGGATCAATGGCTTTACCTTCACCGGCGCGATAGTCATAGTACACAAAGCGGGTGGCGGTGCCGATGCTTTCGTCGAGCCAGTCTTCCAGCAGCCAAATGTCGGCGGCTCGGGCGGGGTCTTCTAGGGATAGGCTAGGGGTCGGCTGATGCTGGTCTAGAAAGTGCAGGATTTGGGTGGAATCACCAAGGGCGATCGCTCCCTCCGAGGGAATCAGGGTGGGTACGGTGGTCAGCCCCGTAAGCGGTTTCAGCCGCAGGGCGTGAATGCC from Candidatus Obscuribacterales bacterium encodes:
- a CDS encoding DUF1823 family protein encodes the protein MDNLPPLTTETFWAILNDDLDDDTVHYLVWHYLGYRQTEDGWDLSQVSPDWQERYPTPPAFIESRPATVQLTRSIPKQHKQLLKEQLGFQGYSINELIPRKTRRATMVNWLLSYAADHGLT
- a CDS encoding glutathione S-transferase family protein, which gives rise to MLLLQFSTSHYCRKARLALGYKQIDYRVENLTPGIHALRLKPLTGLTTVPTLIPSEGAIALGDSTQILHFLDQHQPTPSLSLEDPARAADIWLLEDWLDESIGTATRFVYYDYRAGEGKAIDPSWMSQAVIRIVRSQYGMTPAKVAQARQRLDTGLEILQHRWQTPFLVGDRLTAADIAAAALLSPLALIPTYRQAHGWLFDRITEIHHHCQEPLPPGLA